The Marivirga salinae DNA window TTCATTAACATACTTTTTTGCGGTCGGGATTGGTTTGATAGGTAGATACAACTACAATTCCCCTTTGGACAATACAATCATTTATCTGCAGAAAAATCAAATTACAAGAAAAGGCAAAGAACTAAGGACGGTCATTATGAATTTTGATGAAGTCACAAATGTGGAGTACGTAAAACATGGTATGGTCCTATATGATACTAATGCTAGCAAATTTTATATCATGTTTGCACAAAATGCATATGCGACAGAAGCTGGCATACTATTTATCCCCAATACAATTGAGGATTTTGAAGAAATAAAAAACTATGTTTTAAATAAAATAAGATAAGTTTAATAATAAATCAAGTATGTCCATTATTGAAGAGCAACCGCTAACATCGCATAAAACCCATTTGCTCACCACCTTGTAGCAAATTGAATGCTAAATAGCCCGTAATTTATGCTTGCTTTTCATAGCTGGCAACCAAAGATATTGCGCTATGCAAGTATGGAATTCTAATTATTCTAAGCTTTTGCAATTAATGAAGTTTATCAGTTTGTGGTGAAAGCATAAATTACTACTTTCAGTATTTCATAGCCTAGTATAGCAAACGGGTTTTATACAGGCGTTGTAGAAATTGATGGTACGTTAAAGGGACATGCTTTACAAAGTTAAAGGGACATAGTTTACACTTTTAAGAATAGTAAATTGAGTAAAAACTCAAATTGCTATGCCTTGGAAGAACACAACAACTATGGAACAGAAAATTGAATTTATCTGCGAATGGCGTACTAATAAGTACACCATTACCGAGCTTTGCAAAGCTTTTGAAATATCCAGGCCAACAGCCTACAAGCTGATTGACCGCTATGAAAAGCAAGGCATTGAAGGACTTAGAGAACGGGCTAAGAAGCCGATTAATCATCCCAACAGAACCAAAGAAAAAGTCGAGCAATACATACTCGATTTAAAAAAAAGGCATTCAAAATGGGGTGCTAAGAAAATACATCGATTGTTGTTTAACCACTGTAGCCCAGAGGACATTCCATCAGTGGTTACCGTACACAACATCCTCTCTAAAAACGGCTTGGTTTGTCCTCAAAAAAGGCTGCGAAGAGTAAAGCCTATCTATCCTATTTTTGACCCTAAATCCTGCAACGAAGTATGGTCGGCTGACTACAAAGGGAAGTTCGTCATGGGCAACAGAAAGTACTGTCATCCACTCACCATTGCAGACTCAAAAAGTCGCTTTGTCTTCACTGCTAAAGCACACTACCGAGAGACCTTTAAAGACGCTAAATTGGAGTTTACAAGGGTTTTTAACAAATATGGACTGCCTAGGCAAATCCATACTGATAACGGTGGGCCCTTCGGATCAGTCAGTGCTATCCAACGCTTTACAAGACTCTCCTACTGGTTCATTGAGCTGGGTATTTTACCAGTGTTTTCAGATCCGGCTCACCCTGAACAAAACGGACGACATGAACGCATGCACAGAGACTTAAAGGCAGCTTGTGCACTTCCTTCTGCCTACGATCTAAAGTCTCAACAGAGGAGTCTAAACAAGTTTGTCGAGGAATATAATTATGTGAGGCCACATGAAGCACTGGGTATGGAAACACCTGCTAGTATGCATCAATTTTCATCCAGAGAATATCCCAGT harbors:
- a CDS encoding integrase core domain-containing protein, with protein sequence MEQKIEFICEWRTNKYTITELCKAFEISRPTAYKLIDRYEKQGIEGLRERAKKPINHPNRTKEKVEQYILDLKKRHSKWGAKKIHRLLFNHCSPEDIPSVVTVHNILSKNGLVCPQKRLRRVKPIYPIFDPKSCNEVWSADYKGKFVMGNRKYCHPLTIADSKSRFVFTAKAHYRETFKDAKLEFTRVFNKYGLPRQIHTDNGGPFGSVSAIQRFTRLSYWFIELGILPVFSDPAHPEQNGRHERMHRDLKAACALPSAYDLKSQQRSLNKFVEEYNYVRPHEALGMETPASMHQFSSREYPSRIPRYDYPTHMKVMNVYTNGYVRWRSNYWVFISRGAERKQVAAEEQGNGIWKVFYRNVFLGYFNENDLRKKKTQTRLSAILV